One Gloeothece verrucosa PCC 7822 DNA window includes the following coding sequences:
- a CDS encoding DUF1338 domain-containing protein, which translates to MAMFFLDMNYSELTFQLWHRLWVDYRERVTYARIYEQMILDAGGKVANDHIAFRSLRLTVNCDHKSVNLGIPYLANLVEKLGYVVRGEYHFPSSHLYARHYQHPEQDLYDLPKLFISELMVDELPEFIIQQIQKTVDSGTFFDLEQVSFDGEKEQLLTQLQGVFTRPWAVPSKSVVEAVNEVSQYGAWVLIHGYGVNHFTGYINRQNTAKYPDIESTAKGLADLGVPMKSTIEGSRGSGLRQTATHAVTEMVTLKDDTTGELTQIPWTYAYYEIAQRNIIESEAGKTILFEGFLDAQAKNLFEMTRKS; encoded by the coding sequence ATGGCAATGTTTTTTTTAGATATGAATTATTCTGAGTTGACTTTTCAATTGTGGCACCGGTTATGGGTTGATTACCGTGAACGGGTAACCTATGCCCGGATTTATGAGCAGATGATTTTGGATGCAGGGGGAAAGGTGGCTAATGATCATATTGCTTTTCGTTCTTTGCGGCTGACGGTTAATTGTGATCATAAAAGTGTTAATTTAGGCATTCCTTATTTGGCTAATTTGGTGGAAAAGTTAGGCTATGTTGTTAGGGGAGAATACCATTTTCCTTCTTCCCATCTCTACGCCCGCCATTATCAGCACCCTGAACAAGATTTATATGATTTACCTAAGCTTTTTATTAGTGAGTTGATGGTTGATGAGTTACCAGAGTTTATTATTCAACAAATTCAAAAAACCGTTGATTCTGGCACATTTTTTGATTTAGAGCAAGTTTCTTTTGATGGGGAAAAAGAACAGCTATTAACTCAATTACAAGGGGTTTTTACTCGTCCTTGGGCTGTGCCTTCTAAGTCAGTGGTAGAAGCGGTTAATGAGGTGTCTCAATATGGCGCTTGGGTGCTAATTCATGGTTACGGCGTTAATCATTTTACAGGCTATATTAACCGTCAAAATACAGCTAAATATCCGGATATTGAAAGTACGGCTAAAGGGTTGGCTGATTTGGGTGTGCCGATGAAATCTACTATTGAGGGAAGTCGAGGAAGCGGCTTAAGACAAACAGCTACTCATGCGGTTACAGAAATGGTGACACTCAAGGATGATACTACAGGAGAATTAACCCAGATTCCTTGGACTTATGCTTATTATGAAATAGCCCAGCGCAATATAATAGAAAGTGAAGCGGGGAAAACGATTCTCTTTGAAGGGTTTTTGGATGCCCAGGCTAAGAATTTATTTGAAATGACCCGAAAAAGTTAG
- a CDS encoding DUF5678 domain-containing protein produces MFAHNTDLYNSHEVDEKIRKIAEAAIEKDKLTEEQEEKLKKLYFQYVGEEEYYYGKRQEESFNKNLPILIKQYSGKYVLFEDGKVIDYDLDEDTLLDRVEETDFYQSRNAIYVRQVPQYTL; encoded by the coding sequence ATGTTTGCTCATAATACCGACCTTTACAACTCTCACGAAGTTGATGAAAAAATCCGTAAAATAGCAGAGGCGGCTATTGAAAAAGATAAGCTAACCGAAGAACAAGAAGAAAAATTAAAAAAATTGTACTTTCAATATGTAGGGGAAGAAGAATATTATTATGGAAAACGACAAGAGGAAAGTTTTAACAAAAATTTACCGATTTTGATTAAACAGTATTCAGGTAAGTATGTTTTATTTGAGGATGGAAAAGTTATAGATTATGACCTTGATGAAGATACTTTATTAGATAGAGTTGAAGAAACTGATTTTTATCAATCAAGAAATGCTATTTATGTTAGACAAGTGCCTCAATATACTCTTTAG
- a CDS encoding peptidase A2, producing MEIYPYQYNQLTQQYLPIIEIKIRNLKNPDFEIKDLGILDTGSDITLIPFSVLSRLNTLTAKRKPIEFYGVGNKKTIGIAYRLAVSLDTGNFFKTIVYGCAEDDTQGIMIIGRNILNRFSITFDGINKQIIIND from the coding sequence ATGGAAATTTATCCCTATCAATACAATCAACTTACCCAACAATATCTTCCTATTATTGAAATCAAAATTAGAAATCTTAAAAATCCTGACTTTGAAATCAAAGACTTAGGTATATTAGACACTGGCTCTGATATTACCCTCATTCCTTTTTCTGTACTTTCTAGATTAAATACTTTAACTGCGAAAAGAAAGCCTATTGAATTTTACGGAGTAGGTAATAAAAAAACAATAGGTATTGCTTACCGCCTTGCTGTCAGCCTAGACACGGGAAATTTTTTTAAGACAATAGTTTATGGTTGTGCAGAAGATGATACTCAGGGAATCATGATTATCGGTAGAAACATTCTTAATAGATTTAGTATCACCTTCGACGGGATTAACAAACAGATAATCATTAATGATTAA
- a CDS encoding RNaseH domain-containing protein — MDTTKFTQTVLSVAKKGTTNNNLGNQMSRFDTWESKGYEQETNEEGKKVNRRDPETGMCIPKYIPRNPSQTTYWKAPQARAYNILATPSPEKFYLHHAITHELRDSHWWTSEECEYPLPLSLAKKTKEWSYNQSEEESENS, encoded by the coding sequence TTGGATACCACTAAATTCACTCAAACTGTGTTAAGTGTTGCTAAAAAAGGAACAACAAATAATAATTTAGGCAATCAAATGAGTCGTTTTGACACATGGGAATCAAAGGGATATGAGCAAGAGACTAACGAAGAGGGAAAGAAGGTAAATCGACGCGACCCTGAGACAGGTATGTGCATTCCCAAATATATTCCTCGTAACCCATCTCAAACAACATATTGGAAAGCCCCACAAGCTCGCGCTTATAATATTTTAGCAACGCCGTCTCCTGAAAAATTTTATCTTCATCATGCAATTACTCACGAACTTAGAGATAGTCATTGGTGGACTTCTGAAGAGTGTGAATATCCCCTACCTCTTTCTTTAGCTAAGAAAACTAAAGAGTGGTCATATAATCAGTCTGAAGAAGAATCCGAAAACTCTTAA